From the Niveibacterium microcysteis genome, the window GCGTAAGGAGCGTCGGTAACGGGCAGAACGTTAATTAGTCGATCCCGGGCGGTCTCGTGCAGCAGTACGACCGAACTAGCGCTGATAGGGGCCTCGACCATGTCGTCGCTTGCAAGCGGAGGTTGGTACCAACCGGTTTTGGGGTACTGGGGTTCTGATGCGGTGTTGCCTCCGCCGCCACAGGCAATCAATAAGAGAGGCAATACCAAAAGCACCAAGCGATCGAAGAGATTTGCGCCGAACATGATATGGACAATGCGTAAAGGAAGCTGCGACACCTCAAATACTACCGGCGCCACGCGCTCAGCGTTAGCATTTGAGAGGATCTCGTACCCGGGATCCGGACCAAAGTCACGGTGGTGCAAATGACATTCTCCGCACTTGGCCTTTTGCGATACGGGTTGCGTTTGCGTCTCGTCCTTCGTCGCCGGCTTCTTTGAGATGCTGTAGCCGTTTGGGTGGCCTCGGTCCAGACGTGTTTTAGCTCGCCTCTGCGTGAGCACAGGGTTTGCCTACCCGACCGTGGGCAGTCAAGGTAGTCTGCGTCGCTCAAACGTCGCGTGAGTAGGCCGCTTCGATCCGGCGCGGCCGTGATCGGGCCCATGAGGGCGAATTGCGCGGGCGCAAAGCTCCGCCGTTGCGCGAGTCGCTACACTGAAGTGACCCTTTCCCGACGCCGAGGAGTGCTGACGTGCCAATCTATCCGATGACCAAGCCCTCTCGTCGTTTCCGCAAGGCGGTTGCTGCACTGCTCGCGTTGGGCGCAATGGCGGGTTCGCCGGTTCGGGCGGAGACCGATCTGGGCTCCCTGGATCTGATCAGTAGTGCCTCCGAGGATTCGCCAGTGCCGCAGGGCCTGGTATTGGGTGGCGTCTATATCGGCGCGAACGCGCGCTACAAGGCGCTGGACGACATGAACCTTGTGGTGCCGGGCGGCGTGTATTTCGGCGAGCGCTTCATGTACCTCGGCGACCGTGCCCGTTACTACTTTTATCGCGGAGGCGGTTTTGCGGCCTTCGCATACGGCCGCGTGCGCTTCGGTAATCTCGACCCGGCCGATGCGCCGGAGCTGGCGGGCATGACGAAGCGGGAATGGGAGCCCGAGGCTGGCATCGGCGCCAATCTGATTACGCCGTATGCGTTGCTGACGATGCGTGCCGCGAGCGACATCAGCGGTACCAGCAAGGGGCAGGAGTGCCTGCTGTGGTCGGACTTTCCCGTGATCCGCGGCCGCCTGCTGGTGATGCCCGGCCTGGGCCTGCTGTGGCGTTCGAGCAAGCTCGCGAATTACTACTTCGGTGGCGTATCGGCCGACGAAGCGCGGCCCGGTCGCCCGCAGCACGACACCGGCGCGACCTGGTCGCCGATGATGAGCCTGATCACCAGCTATCGTTTCGACCGCCACTGGCTCGGTACGGTATCCGGCAATATCGAACACTTTGACAGCGGTACCGCAAAGAGCCCGATCGTCGCGCACGACAACGAAGTGACAGTGATCGCGGGCGTCGGCTACATCTGGTGATACCGGCCTCGTAGCGCCGCGCACGCCGATCACTGGAGGCGTGTGTATGCTGGCGGCTTCCCACAAGGAGCCCCGAACATGCGCCGCTCGCGTGCCATCCATGGCGCTGCGCTGTTGTTGTCCGCAGCGTTTGCCGCCCCAGCCGTCGCCGACGATGCCGTAATCGCGCGCGTGCTCGAACGCATCGACGGTCGCCAGATCGAATCGGACATTCGCACGTTGGTGGCTTTCGGCACCCGCCACACGATGTCCGACACGCAATCGGAATCCCGCGGCATCGGTGCTGCGCGGCGCTGGATCAAGCAGCGGCTTGAAGCCTGCAACGCTGAGCGCAAGGGGCGACTGAGCGTGCGCTTTCTCAGTCATGTGGAGCTGGCGGGCCGGCGCATCGACCGGCCGACCGAGATCGTCAATGTCGTCGCCACCCTGCCCGGCTTAGACCCGCTTGGCCGTGAGCGGGTGTACCTCGTGAGCGGCCACTACGATTCGCGCGCCAGTGATGT encodes:
- a CDS encoding MipA/OmpV family protein, with protein sequence MPIYPMTKPSRRFRKAVAALLALGAMAGSPVRAETDLGSLDLISSASEDSPVPQGLVLGGVYIGANARYKALDDMNLVVPGGVYFGERFMYLGDRARYYFYRGGGFAAFAYGRVRFGNLDPADAPELAGMTKREWEPEAGIGANLITPYALLTMRAASDISGTSKGQECLLWSDFPVIRGRLLVMPGLGLLWRSSKLANYYFGGVSADEARPGRPQHDTGATWSPMMSLITSYRFDRHWLGTVSGNIEHFDSGTAKSPIVAHDNEVTVIAGVGYIW